Proteins encoded within one genomic window of Gallus gallus isolate bGalGal1 chromosome 1, bGalGal1.mat.broiler.GRCg7b, whole genome shotgun sequence:
- the IFFO1 gene encoding non-homologous end joining factor IFFO1 isoform X9, producing MNPLFGPNLFLLPQEQQGLPGAEPPAPRSAEPFAAERGPPPPASPAAAGPFPAPPAAMALRNDLGSNISVLKTLNLRFRCFLAKVHELERRNRQLEKQLQQALEEGGRARGPPRRDQAVQTGLVGPIRPLGLALAAGRPAALCGPARPLGSPGCHPGAPAQPPPFAANSRFMPGTIWSFSQARRLGPGPETTLVQGPGVSWIHPDGVGVQIDTITPEIRALYNVLAKVKRERDEYKRRWEEEYTVRVQLQDRVTELQEEAQEAEACQEELAMKVEQLKAELVVFKGLMSNNITELDTKIQEKAMKVDMDICRRIDITAKLCDVAQQRNCEDMIKMFQVPASMGRKRERKQVSDEDTSLSESDASRKPDEEEEDETTAMSINEEMQRMLNQLREYDFEDDCDSLTWEETEETLLLWEDFSGYAIAAAEVQGEQDDSLEKVIKDTESLFKSREKEYQETIDQIELELATAKNDMNRHLHEYMEMCSMKRGLDVQMETCRRLITQSGDRKSPAFTPASTSESAPNEESEESDRDPPSDASIR from the exons ATGAACCCGCTCTTCGGCCCAAACCTCTTCTTACTGCCGCAGGAGCAGCAGGGGCTGCCCGGCGCCgagccgcccgccccgcggTCCGCAGAGCCCTTCGCGGCGGAGCGCGGCCCCCCGCCGCCGGCCTCCCCGGCCGCCGCCGGCCCCTTCCCCGCTCCGCCTGCCGCCATGGCCCTCCGCAACGACTTGGGCTCCAACATCAGCGTGCTGAAGACGCTGAACCTGCGGTTCCGCTGCTTCCTGGCCAAGGTCCACGAGCTGGAACGGCGCAACCggcagctggagaagcagctgcagcaggcgCTGGAGGAGGGCGGCCGGGCCCGCGGCCCCCCGCGCCGCGACCAGGCGGTGCAGACGGGCCTGGTGGGGCCCATCCGCCCGCTGGGGCTGGCGCTGGCCGccggccgccccgccgcgctcTGCGGGCCCGCCCGCCCGCTGGGCTCCCCGGGCTGCCACCCCGGCGCCCCCGCCCAGCCGCCGCCCTTCGCGGCCAACTCCCGCTTCATGCCCGGCACCATCTGGTCCTTCTCGCAGGCCCGCCGGCTGGGCCCGGGGCCGGAGACCACTCTGGTGCAGGGGCCGGGGGTGTCGTGGATCCACCCGGACGGGGTGGGCGTGCAGATCGACACCATCACCCCCGAGATCCGCGCCCTCTACAACGTGCTGGCCAAGGTGAAGCGGGAGCGCGACGAGTACAAGCGCAG ATGGGAAGAGGAGTACACGGTTCGTGTCCAGCTTCAAGACCgagtcacagagctgcaggag GAAGCCCAGGAGGCTGAAGCATGCCAGGAGGAACTGGCCATGAAGGTGGAACAACTCAAGGCAGAGCTTGTTGTCTTCAAGGGACTGATGAGCAAT AACATCACAGAGCTGGACACCAAGATCCAGGAGAAGGCCATGAAGGTGGACATGGACATCTGCCGGCGCATTGACATCACTGCCAAGCTGTGCGATGTGGCGCAGCAGCGGAACTGCGAGGACATGATAAAGATGTTTCAG GTCCCAGCCTCGATGGGGCGGAAGCGGGAGCGGAAGCAGGTCAGCGATGAAGATACTTCACTGTCAGAGAGCGATGCCTCCAGAAAGCCtgatgaggaagaagaggacgAGACCACAGCCATGAGTATCAATGAGGAAATGCAGAGGATGCTAAACCAGCT GAGGGAATACGATTTTGAAGATGACTGTGACAGCCTCACATGGGAGGAAACGGAAGAGACACTGCTCCTCTGGGAGGACTTCTCTGGATACGCCATTGCAGCTGCAGAGGTGCAGGGGGAG CAGGATgacagcctggagaaggtgATCAAAGACACAGAGTCATTATTCAAGAGCCGTGAGAAGGAGTACCAGGAAACCATCGACCAAATAGAG ctggagctggccaCGGCCAAGAATGATATGAACCGGCATCTGCATGAGTACATGGAGATGTGCAGCATGAAGCGAGGTCTGGATGTGCAAATGGAGACTTGCCGGCGGCTCATCACCCAGTCTGGAGACAG GAAATCTCCTGCCTTCACCCCAGCCTCCACCAGCGAGTCAGCCCCCAATGAGGAGAGTGAGGAGTCGGATCGTGACCCCCCCAGCGATGCTTCCATCAGATAA
- the IFFO1 gene encoding non-homologous end joining factor IFFO1 isoform X5, with amino-acid sequence MNPLFGPNLFLLPQEQQGLPGAEPPAPRSAEPFAAERGPPPPASPAAAGPFPAPPAAMALRNDLGSNISVLKTLNLRFRCFLAKVHELERRNRQLEKQLQQALEEGGRARGPPRRDQAVQTGLVGPIRPLGLALAAGRPAALCGPARPLGSPGCHPGAPAQPPPFAANSRFMPGTIWSFSQARRLGPGPETTLVQGPGVSWIHPDGVGVQIDTITPEIRALYNVLAKVKRERDEYKRRWEEEYTVRVQLQDRVTELQEEAQEAEACQEELAMKVEQLKAELVVFKGLMSNNITELDTKIQEKAMKVDMDICRRIDITAKLCDVAQQRNCEDMIKMFQKQLSLHLSPVKVPASMGRKRERKQVSDEDTSLSESDASRKPDEEEEDETTAMSINEEMQRMLNQLREYDFEDDCDSLTWEETEETLLLWEDFSGYAIAAAEQQDDSLEKVIKDTESLFKSREKEYQETIDQIELELATAKNDMNRHLHEYMEMCSMKRGLDVQMETCRRLITQSGDRKSPAFTPASTSESAPNEESEESDRDPPSDASIR; translated from the exons ATGAACCCGCTCTTCGGCCCAAACCTCTTCTTACTGCCGCAGGAGCAGCAGGGGCTGCCCGGCGCCgagccgcccgccccgcggTCCGCAGAGCCCTTCGCGGCGGAGCGCGGCCCCCCGCCGCCGGCCTCCCCGGCCGCCGCCGGCCCCTTCCCCGCTCCGCCTGCCGCCATGGCCCTCCGCAACGACTTGGGCTCCAACATCAGCGTGCTGAAGACGCTGAACCTGCGGTTCCGCTGCTTCCTGGCCAAGGTCCACGAGCTGGAACGGCGCAACCggcagctggagaagcagctgcagcaggcgCTGGAGGAGGGCGGCCGGGCCCGCGGCCCCCCGCGCCGCGACCAGGCGGTGCAGACGGGCCTGGTGGGGCCCATCCGCCCGCTGGGGCTGGCGCTGGCCGccggccgccccgccgcgctcTGCGGGCCCGCCCGCCCGCTGGGCTCCCCGGGCTGCCACCCCGGCGCCCCCGCCCAGCCGCCGCCCTTCGCGGCCAACTCCCGCTTCATGCCCGGCACCATCTGGTCCTTCTCGCAGGCCCGCCGGCTGGGCCCGGGGCCGGAGACCACTCTGGTGCAGGGGCCGGGGGTGTCGTGGATCCACCCGGACGGGGTGGGCGTGCAGATCGACACCATCACCCCCGAGATCCGCGCCCTCTACAACGTGCTGGCCAAGGTGAAGCGGGAGCGCGACGAGTACAAGCGCAG ATGGGAAGAGGAGTACACGGTTCGTGTCCAGCTTCAAGACCgagtcacagagctgcaggag GAAGCCCAGGAGGCTGAAGCATGCCAGGAGGAACTGGCCATGAAGGTGGAACAACTCAAGGCAGAGCTTGTTGTCTTCAAGGGACTGATGAGCAAT AACATCACAGAGCTGGACACCAAGATCCAGGAGAAGGCCATGAAGGTGGACATGGACATCTGCCGGCGCATTGACATCACTGCCAAGCTGTGCGATGTGGCGCAGCAGCGGAACTGCGAGGACATGATAAAGATGTTTCAG AAGCAACTG TCTCTGCACTTGTCTCCCGTTAAGGTCCCAGCCTCGATGGGGCGGAAGCGGGAGCGGAAGCAGGTCAGCGATGAAGATACTTCACTGTCAGAGAGCGATGCCTCCAGAAAGCCtgatgaggaagaagaggacgAGACCACAGCCATGAGTATCAATGAGGAAATGCAGAGGATGCTAAACCAGCT GAGGGAATACGATTTTGAAGATGACTGTGACAGCCTCACATGGGAGGAAACGGAAGAGACACTGCTCCTCTGGGAGGACTTCTCTGGATACGCCATTGCAGCTGCAGAG CAGCAGGATgacagcctggagaaggtgATCAAAGACACAGAGTCATTATTCAAGAGCCGTGAGAAGGAGTACCAGGAAACCATCGACCAAATAGAG ctggagctggccaCGGCCAAGAATGATATGAACCGGCATCTGCATGAGTACATGGAGATGTGCAGCATGAAGCGAGGTCTGGATGTGCAAATGGAGACTTGCCGGCGGCTCATCACCCAGTCTGGAGACAG GAAATCTCCTGCCTTCACCCCAGCCTCCACCAGCGAGTCAGCCCCCAATGAGGAGAGTGAGGAGTCGGATCGTGACCCCCCCAGCGATGCTTCCATCAGATAA
- the IFFO1 gene encoding non-homologous end joining factor IFFO1 isoform X2 → MNPLFGPNLFLLPQEQQGLPGAEPPAPRSAEPFAAERGPPPPASPAAAGPFPAPPAAMALRNDLGSNISVLKTLNLRFRCFLAKVHELERRNRQLEKQLQQALEEGGRARGPPRRDQAVQTGLVGPIRPLGLALAAGRPAALCGPARPLGSPGCHPGAPAQPPPFAANSRFMPGTIWSFSQARRLGPGPETTLVQGPGVSWIHPDGVGVQIDTITPEIRALYNVLAKVKRERDEYKRRWEEEYTVRVQLQDRVTELQEEAQEAEACQEELAMKVEQLKAELVVFKGLMSNNITELDTKIQEKAMKVDMDICRRIDITAKLCDVAQQRNCEDMIKMFQKQLSLHLSPVKVPASMGRKRERKQVSDEDTSLSESDASRKPDEEEEDETTAMSINEEMQRMLNQLREYDFEDDCDSLTWEETEETLLLWEDFSGYAIAAAEVQGEQDDSLEKVIKDTESLFKSREKEYQETIDQIELELATAKNDMNRHLHEYMEMCSMKRGLDVQMETCRRLITQSGDRKSPAFTPASTSESAPNEESEESDRDPPSDASIR, encoded by the exons ATGAACCCGCTCTTCGGCCCAAACCTCTTCTTACTGCCGCAGGAGCAGCAGGGGCTGCCCGGCGCCgagccgcccgccccgcggTCCGCAGAGCCCTTCGCGGCGGAGCGCGGCCCCCCGCCGCCGGCCTCCCCGGCCGCCGCCGGCCCCTTCCCCGCTCCGCCTGCCGCCATGGCCCTCCGCAACGACTTGGGCTCCAACATCAGCGTGCTGAAGACGCTGAACCTGCGGTTCCGCTGCTTCCTGGCCAAGGTCCACGAGCTGGAACGGCGCAACCggcagctggagaagcagctgcagcaggcgCTGGAGGAGGGCGGCCGGGCCCGCGGCCCCCCGCGCCGCGACCAGGCGGTGCAGACGGGCCTGGTGGGGCCCATCCGCCCGCTGGGGCTGGCGCTGGCCGccggccgccccgccgcgctcTGCGGGCCCGCCCGCCCGCTGGGCTCCCCGGGCTGCCACCCCGGCGCCCCCGCCCAGCCGCCGCCCTTCGCGGCCAACTCCCGCTTCATGCCCGGCACCATCTGGTCCTTCTCGCAGGCCCGCCGGCTGGGCCCGGGGCCGGAGACCACTCTGGTGCAGGGGCCGGGGGTGTCGTGGATCCACCCGGACGGGGTGGGCGTGCAGATCGACACCATCACCCCCGAGATCCGCGCCCTCTACAACGTGCTGGCCAAGGTGAAGCGGGAGCGCGACGAGTACAAGCGCAG ATGGGAAGAGGAGTACACGGTTCGTGTCCAGCTTCAAGACCgagtcacagagctgcaggag GAAGCCCAGGAGGCTGAAGCATGCCAGGAGGAACTGGCCATGAAGGTGGAACAACTCAAGGCAGAGCTTGTTGTCTTCAAGGGACTGATGAGCAAT AACATCACAGAGCTGGACACCAAGATCCAGGAGAAGGCCATGAAGGTGGACATGGACATCTGCCGGCGCATTGACATCACTGCCAAGCTGTGCGATGTGGCGCAGCAGCGGAACTGCGAGGACATGATAAAGATGTTTCAG AAGCAACTG TCTCTGCACTTGTCTCCCGTTAAGGTCCCAGCCTCGATGGGGCGGAAGCGGGAGCGGAAGCAGGTCAGCGATGAAGATACTTCACTGTCAGAGAGCGATGCCTCCAGAAAGCCtgatgaggaagaagaggacgAGACCACAGCCATGAGTATCAATGAGGAAATGCAGAGGATGCTAAACCAGCT GAGGGAATACGATTTTGAAGATGACTGTGACAGCCTCACATGGGAGGAAACGGAAGAGACACTGCTCCTCTGGGAGGACTTCTCTGGATACGCCATTGCAGCTGCAGAGGTGCAGGGGGAG CAGGATgacagcctggagaaggtgATCAAAGACACAGAGTCATTATTCAAGAGCCGTGAGAAGGAGTACCAGGAAACCATCGACCAAATAGAG ctggagctggccaCGGCCAAGAATGATATGAACCGGCATCTGCATGAGTACATGGAGATGTGCAGCATGAAGCGAGGTCTGGATGTGCAAATGGAGACTTGCCGGCGGCTCATCACCCAGTCTGGAGACAG GAAATCTCCTGCCTTCACCCCAGCCTCCACCAGCGAGTCAGCCCCCAATGAGGAGAGTGAGGAGTCGGATCGTGACCCCCCCAGCGATGCTTCCATCAGATAA